The Ananas comosus cultivar F153 linkage group 7, ASM154086v1, whole genome shotgun sequence genome has a window encoding:
- the LOC109712676 gene encoding glycerophosphodiester phosphodiesterase GDPD6, translated as MASPWYIPMILLLLCDGIRGRTLYPLPSKLENKEKRPLQTYRPYNIAHRGSNGEIPEETAAAYLRAIKEGADFIETDILATKDGKLICFHDVTLDDTTDIANHTEFADRKRTYEVQGENITGWFVVDFTLKELLTLRVKQRYSFRDQQYNWKFTIITFEEYISIALDADRIVGIYPEIKNPVFINQHVKWADGKKFEDKFVAMLLKYGYKGEYLSKDWLKQPVFIQSFAPTSLIYASNMTNSPKIFLIDDVTIPTQDTNQSYWEITSNSYLQYIRNYVLGIGPWKDTIVPPVNNYLTTPTDLVAKAHAHDLQVHPYTYRNENQFLHFNFSQDPYAEYDYWITKMGVDGLFTDFTGSLHHYQEWTDATKNQKRAEGVLRKIAHLVSSYERDLSFF; from the exons ATGGCTTCTCCCT GGTATATACCTATGATTCTTCTGTTACTGTGTGATGGAATAAGAGGGAGAACATTGTACCCACTTCCGAGTAAGCTGGAGAATAAAGAGAAGAGGCCCTTGCAAACATACAGGCCATACAACATTGCTCACAGGGGTTCAAATGGAGAAATCCCTGAAGAAACTGCTGCCGCTTACTTG AGGGCTATTAAAGAAGGTGCCGACTTTATAGAAACTGATATCCTTGCGACCAAGGATGGTAAATTGATATGCTTTCATGATGTAACACTTGATGATACAACAGACATTGCTAATCATACTGAGTTTGCTGATCGTAAAAGAACCTACGAAGTCCAAGGGGAAAATATTACTGGATGGTTTGTAG TGGACTTCACTCTTAAAGAACTTCTGACATTGAGGGTGAAGCAACGATATAGCTTCAGAGATCAACAGTACAATT GGAAGTTCACAATTATCACATTTGAGGAGTATATTTCAATTGCCCTAGATGCGGACAGAATTGTTGGAATATACCCTGAGATAAAAAATCCAGTTTTTATCAATCAGCAT GTCAAGTGGGCTGATGGAAAGAAGTTTGAGGACAAGTTTGTGGCGATGTTGCTGAAATACGGGTATAAAGGTGAATATTTGTCAAAGGATTGGTTAAAGCAACCAGTATTCATACAGTCCTTTGCTCCAACTTCCCTGATATATGCATCGAACATGACAAATTCCCCAAAGATTTTTCTGATTGATGATGTCACAATTCCAACTCAAGACACCAATCAG TCATACTGGGAAATTACTTCAAATAGTTATCTTCAATATATAAGAAACTATGTGCTTGGAATTGGACCATGGAAGGACACCATTGTTCCGCCGGTGAACAATTACTTGACTACTCCCACTGATCTTGTTGCAAAAGCACATGCTCATGATCTTCAG GTACATCCATATACATACAGGAACGAGAACCAATTCTTGCACTTCAACTTTAGTCAGGACCCGTATGCTGAATATGACTACTGGATAACCAAGATGGGGGTTGATGGCTTATTCACCGATTTCACTGGGAGCCTGCATCATTATCAGGAGTGGACAGATGCTACAAAGAACCAAAAACGCGCAGAGGGAGTATTGCGTAAGATCGCCCACTTGGTCTCCTCTTATGAGAGAGACTTGAGTTTTTTTTAG